Genomic DNA from Pongo pygmaeus isolate AG05252 chromosome 16, NHGRI_mPonPyg2-v2.0_pri, whole genome shotgun sequence:
CACAAGAAATCAAGAGTTTTGACATCGTCCTACAAAAATCTCCACTCTCCCCCGGGTTCATCTGAGTAACTAGACAGAATGGATGACGAGGAGGATGGAGGTAAAACATTAGTAACTACTTAATAATTAATTAGTGTATAACCAGCTGGTAGGAAGGTGGTTAATGGAGAGTTGCCACCTTATTAAACCAGAAAATTGTTGTCATCACTTCTCAGAGCCCTTTGGGCTAGGTAATGTGATTTACAACAGTTCTTCACTACCCAAGCAGCATGGGAGCAGAGCAGACTTTGCATTCTCTCCTAGGCCTGCACTTGATTAAGCTTACATCATGTGACTGTTCAGGTACAGTGTGAGAAGACAGCATCTCATCCCCTCTTCTAGAGCTGATCATTGATTGGAGGGCTAATTCTTCAACCTAGAAAAGAAGAGTTGAGGACACTTTTCCTTACTATTTCACTGGACTACTGATGTGGGTAAACTGCTGGGCACACTATGAAAGGTTTGCATCAAGAGAGGGAATGAAAACTATCTCTGTGTTGCTCTAGAGGGAAAGTTGGGGGGGTAGGCTCTTaggttttctctcttttaagGATGAGTAAAGAAAGACTCTAGCCCTTTTCCCCTGGGCTGAACAGGTGTTCTGGCTGAGTCATGGCTTCCACTTCCACAGACCTAGCAACTCAAAGTACCAGTGTGTCATTAAAACAGCCAGGTGTCATCTGattcctgagagagagagagattccctGGACCTGAGGCTGTTACTCAGTAATGAGAAGGTGAAGGAAAGAAGAATAGAAAACAGAGGTGTTTGCTGAAGCATAAGGAAATCTGAGCTTTGGAGGTGGTCATCAATACACTCATTAAGTACTTGTAAGGGTACTGTGGCAATATAGAAACATAAATAAGCGGAGGGCACTATGACTTCCCtaaggaggctgggcgcggtggctcacgcctgtaatcccagcactttgggaggctgaggcgggcggatcacgaggtcaggagatcgagaacatcctggctaacgctgtgaaaccccgtctctactaaaagtataactTCCCTAAGGAAAAATGCTTATGATTTTGATATGTCACAGGTGTACAATacttttcattttacaaaggGCTTTGGTAATCCTCACCTCATATGGACTTAAAGTTTCTGAAAAAGGGCcgagcccagtggctcacgcctgtaatcccagcacttagggaggtagaggcaggtggatcacctgaggtcaggagttcgagaacaccctggccaacatggtgaaaccccgtctctactaaatacaaaaaattagcccggcgtggtggcacatgcctgtaatcccagctacttgggaggctgagacaggagaatcccttgaacccgggaggtggaggttgcagtgagccaagattgtgccattgcactctaacctgagcaacaagagcaaaactctgtctcaaaaaaaagattctgaaaaGAATGCTGAGCAGGGATTACCATAATAACCTccctgggacttttttttttttttttaaaggcagggtctCCCCATATAGTTGCatgctggctggagtgcagtggcacaatctgggctctctgcagctttgacctcctgggctttggccattctcccacctcagtttcccaagtagctggactacaggcatgcaccaccacgctcagctaattttttttttgtaaggccggccgcggtggctcacgcctgtaatctcagcactttggaaggccgaggcgggctgatcgcttgagctcaggagttcgggagttcgaaaccagcctgggcaacatggtgaaaccccgtctctactaaaaatacaaaaattagccgggcgtggtggtgcacacctgtaatcccagctacttgggaaggtgaagcacaagaatcgcttgaatccagaaggcggaggttgcagtgaggcgagatatgtcactgcactccagcctgggcgatacagtgaggccctgtctcaattttttgtagagacgaggtctcactatattgcccggGCTGAGGGGCTGCATTAAGCACAGGTTTGGGAAGTGGCCCACGTGGGCCTAAATCCCGACTCCTCCTCAAGGCCATGGCGTCAGTAACAAGAGCCACTGGAAGATCCAGACGTTAGGACAAGTCTCTTCTCCCAGGGCCTCAGTTTTTTCCTTGGTAGCATGTGAGGATCTAGGAGTTCCTTCTGGCTTGGCAAAACTAGAGCATTTCAAGCGCCAAGACAAACTAGAAAACAGCAGCTCAGGAGGAAGGGGTCGGTGGCCAGAGGGGTCTAGGCGAGCCTTCGGAAGGGAGCATTTCCTCAGCGTGCTGTCTGAGGGCCATCAACATTTACAGGAAGCAACAGGTAGGACCGCACTTGCCAAACGCAGATCCCTGGGCCTCACCCTAGACTTGCGAGGTCAAGATTCTGAGATAGGGCCTAAGAAGAGCACAGCAAACTCCGCAGGTGATTCAGATACCTGTTTGTTTGTAAACCTGTAAATTGGCGCCACCACAGCTAGTGAGTAGCGGAGGAATGGCCGCAGCAGGTGGTCACCCCAGAAGCCCAGGTTGGGGGGAAATGGTCGCTCGGGAGGAATGGAGGAGGGACAGGAGAGGGCCGCGGGGTCACCTTGAGGCGGTTCAGCTGGTCGTGCAGGGCTGCCTTCAACCGCAGCAGCGTCTCCTCCTCCTTGCGCAGTTCCTGAAGCCGGCTCAGCATGTTGCCTGGTCACATAGCCAACCTCCGCGATGCTGTCGGCTCGGCACTCGGTGATGACGCCATCG
This window encodes:
- the SNAPC5 gene encoding snRNA-activating protein complex subunit 5 isoform X1, whose protein sequence is MLSRLQELRKEEETLLRLKAALHDQLNRLKVEELALQSMISSRRGDEMLSSHTVPEQSHDMLVHVDNEASINQTTLELSTKSHVTEEEEEEEESDS